A window of Amaranthus tricolor cultivar Red isolate AtriRed21 chromosome 8, ASM2621246v1, whole genome shotgun sequence genomic DNA:
GACGGTTTTGAGCGGTTCGGGACtagttcggttccgggtaacccgctccaTGGCCATCACTACTTGTATACGGTAGAAGTaagaattattttggaaaattgccTAGTTCGTTATATGAATCACGTAAATTTTGGATGCATGACGCTTGGGACGTGCGATATTTTGGGATATGAATTAATAATGAGAATCGGTATTAGTTTAGATAATTTATCTAGttggttatatattatttattaattaatttcattGTCTATTTATATAAAGATTGTAGGTTGCTTTCAAATAAATaagtcgttgcgaaaaatgttTCATGTTTTCTGCAATGATAATACTCgttgctaaaaatagtaatattaaatatcacttaattttttttcctacaatATTGTTGCAAAAGATAACCTATCATGTGAAAGATAGATATTTAACAACGATCAAAGTTGTTGCCAAAAATGCAAAAGGTGTGGGAACCACTTTGTTTCGTTGCAATTAAGGTGGTAGGAATTGCATCGACATTGTTTTTGCAACAATAAAAGTCATTGCGAAAAAGGCATACTTTTGCAACTACctaagtcgttgctaaaaccttTAGCTACTGCCGTACTCGCAGAAACTAAaatcgttgcaaaaaacatttttagcaacaattttttttttgttgctaaaaacgaTTTTTCTTGTAGTGGGCTGATTTATAGTGCAAAAAACATTTACTGGTGTTTTTATCTATTGTTTTCCAACGATGTAAGTTGCTTATATATTATTCAAACTAAGGCCATGACTagtttatctaatttttattcaTTCAACTAGTTTTTTCTAATTAAAGTGATTTTTACTattcaaaattgatttttactaattatactcatttttcttgatttttactAATCAAAATTGAGTTTTTGAGATTGTAATCTATGTTTAGTCATAAATTATAAATGTGTTGTAATGATTAAAACTGATTCATACTGATTGtaactgatttttatttttagtgacgataattgatttttgttGGTTGAAACCGAACTTTACTAATTGCTACAAATTTTTTACTAGTTACTTACTTTTTAAGTTGAATTTATTAAACAGAGTCTAAAAATATCAATATCTAATTTAATAcatgatttttttgtgttgattatcatcaaaatatatgGTTTATCTACAATTACTACACTAATTATATCACTTGGGCAAGGAAAAAGTGTAGTATGGACTTTGTACACACTAATATTAGTGTGGACTAATATTTATACTCCCCTTTACTTCACTTTTATACTCTTTACACTTCACCCCACTCCACTCCTCTTCACTTCACTCCACTCTACTCTACTCTACCCTTATACTCTTACACTCTACTTCActcttaaaaaattttaaaaataacaaaaaatttaaaataaaaaaaattaaagattaaaaaattaaaaattaaaattaaaatttaaaaaataaaaaatttaataatttaaaaaattaaaaattaaagaattaaaaaaaaattaaaaattaaaaaattaaaattaaaaataaaaattaaacaaataaattaaattaaaatttttttttcaaaaagtttatttttcaattattttagaGTATGTAATAAAGAGTGAAGAGGGTGAAGAGAGTAGGAATAGAAATGTTAAAATTTGGTCCACTTTATTTTAGTGTGTACTAAATTCACATAAGAGTTTCTCGTTGGTCGAGTACAACCGGTCTTTAATAAACGTTTAGGTGCAAGACTGCAAGGAAAATTTATGatgaactaaattttttttaataaattattacaatGATAAATTATTGTGATAAATTTAATAACATTATCTTTTgtatacaaaattttaattttataacacCAAGTTCATGGATCAATTACTAATCTCAACCATTCTTGTCCTTAGTGAAAATTCTCGCATTGTTCTACGATTAAAGTAAAGTAGCCACACTTAGGAGAATTAAGATTTGAGACCatagtaaaaaataaattcaaacacATAAGCTATGAAAACTAAGATAGAATCACTGTTAGTTGTTTCTATTATTTGAACATgataaaataattagaaaaatataaacATGTATTATGTTCTGTATGTAAGACAACAAAGCTAGCTAGGAAACTTGAAAACAAATATTCATCCTTGGTTCCTAGCCATAATTAATTAGCTCATAGACTAATCCCTAATAATAAGTTCTTACATAGAGTTTTTTTATAGGAAATGTAGCCAATTCACGAAAATGATTCTCATCATGAGCAAAAAATAAATCCCTTGGTACTGTCCACGTGTGACGGAATTGACTCATATATTTTGAATAGcactttatcattattatcgtCATATTCAGTGTATTTACTGGTAGTTATtgtaaatattctaattaaaacgGAGGGATTAAATCCTAACAAAATCTTCCCTTTCAAGTGGCTCAATATTATCACCATTCAACTCCCTAGAAGATGCTGATGCTGATGCGGATGCGGATGCTGATACTGAAgttgatgatgttgatgctGATactaatgataatgatgatgatgatgataaagtaTGATCATCACAATGAGATCCAATGAGTATCTGACAAGTGTCAACCAAAGACTGCCTACAAGTAGGGCAAGAAGAATGAGACTTAAGCCACAAATCAATACACTTAACATGAAAACTATGATTACACTTTGGCAAAATCCTCACTCTTTCTCCTTCTTTGAATTCATACAAACATATTACACATTCTGTACTTATAATAAACCCTTCAATCTCCTTCTTCATTTTCTCTGAGTATTTCACTTTTGGAATTGAATTTAATGCCCTTTTATCCACACCATTTCTAACAACCACCTTATTATTTAGGTTATTAGCCTCATCTATTTGATTAGTAATCCAAATTAAGCACTTAAACATACACCTAATACAAATAGAGAATACTaacaagcataaaaaccctgaAAAACAATAAgtcattatattattaaaatcaaaGGACTCAGATGTGTCTATTTTCGTCGTAGCGGAGTTGAACTGGTGGCCTAGTGGTGGTTGTGCTGGTGTTGGATCATGCAATGGGGAATGCAACAACATTTTTCTAGcaaacatattttttaaatgtttgataaaaatattaGTGGGGTTTTTGAGAGGAAAATTTTGATTGTTATTATAGCTTAAGGTATATAAAAATGGTTATGGGTTCATGTTGTTTTATATAAAGAATATAAGTAGTGATGAAGAAGACGATATATATATTGTCCTAGCTAGATTCTAACATTTTAATGgaatgtttttgttattattagagtatatatGGTGTGGGTATGGTTGCTTGTTGAATCTTTATCACTATATATATTACAATAAACCATAGAATTAAAagacataaaattattatactaaaaaacATAGGCCTTGTTTTatatgttaaaatgaagtttgaGAATTGAGGTGGTGAGaaatcttaaaaaatatattgtggttgatattttaataaaagtaCAATTGTTTGTAGAGTTGAACATTTGTACTGGTGATGGAATGTAAACCCAAAGATATCTACGTCTAAAACATTGTCTTATTAGACATATCCTAGCTATAAGAAATTATGGTCATAGTTTCAAGGGAAAAAAGGACaactaaaattgttttttttttttttttttttgttaaaaaagcagaagaaagaacaagtttttgcttttttgtttttggttctGTATTTGTTTTACATAGAAATTGAAGTACAATTTGATTCATTCatgaaacttttaaaaaactCTCATAAAAAATTCTTTAAGCTTGAGTTGAATTTTCTATCTTGGGCACTAAGACAATGATCTCTTATAGAGTCGAGTTAAGATCAAAGGCTGAATCTGAATTCAATTTAGAAgagaaaaaattgaaattaataatccaacattttactAATCTGCtgtgaataatataatttttagattattttctaataattcaacatttaccCTTAGTTCGGtgtgaataattcaacctttattTTAGTTTGCAAGTAACATACTCTATTATTACCTATAATAGTAATACGGTATGTTGTGGGCAAATTTAtcacaaaggttggattattaaaaaaaattccaaatgtGAGATTATTCACAGAGAATGattaaaatgttgaattattaatgtcaattttttcttcaaaataTAGGGTTGATTAAAAATATGATTTCTCGGTTAAGTTTTGTATTGTTCATCATTGTATGATATTTTACATATTGTAgctattatacgagaaaaaatAAAGTCgtgtgagatcttattttat
This region includes:
- the LOC130820180 gene encoding RING-H2 finger protein ATL73-like — translated: MFARKMLLHSPLHDPTPAQPPLGHQFNSATTKIDTSESFDFNNIMTYCFSGFLCLLVFSICIRCMFKCLIWITNQIDEANNLNNKVVVRNGVDKRALNSIPKVKYSEKMKKEIEGFIISTECVICLYEFKEGERVRILPKCNHSFHVKCIDLWLKSHSSCPTCRQSLVDTCQILIGSHCDDHTLSSSSSLSLVSASTSSTSVSASASASASASSRELNGDNIEPLEREDFVRI